The region TGCGGCATCTGGGCCGGGAGTCATCCCACTCTTGCTCCGCTTTCCCGCTACGCGTTCGGCAGGTATTCGGCGAACCGACTCATCGCCTCGTTCCACCCACTCTGATGCGCCTCACAGTTTGCGACGCTGTCGAACACTGCCTGATGTAGCGTCATCGTCGTCTTACCCGCCTGCTCCTCCAGCGTCACCGTCAAAATCGTTTCGGCGCTGATCAGATTGCCATTCGCCTCACGGATGGTGCAGCTCCACACCAGCCGTTCGGGAGGTACGATCTCCCTGCACACGCCTTGCCACACGACTTCGCGACCGTCAGAGGCTCGCATCCGGAAGTGATACGCACCTCCTGCGTGCGCATCCATTTCGCACGCCGGCGTGCTGAATCCGCGAGGGCCCCACCAATGGACCAGGTGTCGCGGCTCCGTCCACGCTTGGAACACGAGCGTTCGGGGAGCATCGAAGACCCGTGTGATCAAGAGTTCAGGACCCTTCGCAGCGGCTGCGCTTGTTTGCTGAATCGTATCCTCACTCTGCTTGTTCACAGTTCACCATCCATGGAATGCCGAATTGATCGGTTACCGTACCGAAACGCACCGCCCAGAACGTTTGCTGCAGCGGCATTTTCACGCTGCCGTTCTCCGCCAGTGTTTTGAAGATACGCTCCGCGTCGGCAGGTGTCGCTACACTAAGCGATACCGAAAATCCCTTGGGCTCCTCGTACATCTCGGGCGGGGCATCAGAGCCCATCACGACCAGGTCGCCCAACGTCAGCCGTGCATGCATGATCTTGTCGCGCCACCCCGACGGCGTCTGCGCCGCCGCCGGCGAGTCGCCGTGGCTCATCATCATCTCGATCTTTCCACCCAGGCATCGTTCGTAGAACTTGAAGGCGGCCGCGCAATTACCGTTGAAAGTGAGATATGGATTCAAACGCATGAATAACTCCTTGCCGGCCCTACACAGCCGGTTTCTTCATTTGGCGGCCAAGTGGGCTTGAGCCAGAGCTGCGCAAGCCTCAAGTCGAACCGGCCGCTTCCATCTTGTCCAGCCAACCAACCTCGCTGTCCGAGTCCCATTTTTGCCAACGGCGGACCAGGCTGAAAACCGTTTAGGTTGTTGACTTGCGCAAGCACCCACCGTTCTGACCCAAGCCACTCCGTACCAACCGATGCCCACCGGACTCAAAGTCGATTAGGACATTCAATACCCACGACCGCAGTGCGAACCGCCCTACCAGCATTCGCCTCGTGACTCCGGGACCTTCACCCTCCCAAGACCATTGTCAGCCGCTCCAGGCTTTGATTCCAACCATCGTTCATTCCGTTTAGCATCGCTCGAGCTTCTGGCAGCAAGGCAACCGCGCTGGTTTCCAGCGTCATCGTGGTCTTGCCTTCCTGCTCCGTGAAACTCACGGTCGTCAATCCCTCGAGCAGCGGCTCGCCCTGGGATCCGATAGCCCGGTTCGTGAACACCAGGCGCTCCGGCTCGTTGATCTCTCGAAAAACACCCTTCATCTCGTGGCTCACTCCGTCTGGCGCGCGCATGATGATCCGGATAGCACCGCCCGGGCGCGCATCCACCTCGCACAGCGGGTTGGTGAACCCCCTTGGTCCCCACCATCGCGCCAACTGCTCCGGATCGGTCCAAGCCTTGAACACGACCCGCCGCGGCGCGTCGAACACTCTAGTGATTTTGAGTTTCCGCTCCACCAATCGATTCGCAGCATGGTCTGGCACGGGTGACACTCCCTTCCCCAGCTTGCCAAGATAGTCTTGTAAACGATCGAAGCTCTGCTCCCAAAAGTCAGTGTCCGCGCCATCGCCGAAACCGGCGAACCCTACTCGTTTCCTACGCGAGTTGCGCAGCGCGCCGTCCGCGGCGATGCGCGGACGGCGCGGTCTTATGCCTCTGCCCAGAGATGCGCCCTCGCTTCATGCCTTGGCGGGACTTTCACCGTATTCGTCATGACGCCGGACCCAGTCGGTCAAATTGAAGTTTGGTCCGGTCTCGTTGCGGCCCTTGGGCGTTACGTCGAGAAACATGTAGGCGCCCAGTCCGCGCTCGTCGCCGCGGCCATATGAGGAGTAAGTATGATAGACCGTGCCGTCGCTATCCTTGAAGAACACGCTGCTGCCGTGCAGGTCTTCCATCGTGGATTCGGTCACCTCGAAGTTGTAGTAGACCTTGCCTTTGGCCAGATCCTCTTTGCTGAACGAGACGTGGTAGTCGTAGTTGAAATCGCTGCCAAAGGAAGAAACCCAGTTGAAGCGCCATCCCATCCGTTGCTTGTAAGCTTGTATTTCCGACAGCGGTGCGCGCGAGATCGCAAGGAAAGTCACGTCGTGATGTGCCAGATGGAGGTTGGGGCCGTCGACATGATCGGCAAAAAACGAGCAGCCTACGCATCCGGCCTTGCTCCCGGGCCCGAGCATAAAGTGATACACGACCAGTTGGCTGCGGCCCTCAAATAGCTCTGACAGGGTCTGCTTTCCGCGGGGAGTATCGAAGACGTATTCTTTGTCGACCTTGACCCAGGGCAGCTCGCGCCGTCGCGCATTGAGCTCATCGATCATCTTGGTGAGCTCCTTCTCCTTGCCGAGGAGCTGTTTACGGGCGTCGATCCATTTTTCGCGAGATACGACTTGGTTCATTGGCTTCTCCTTGCGGGCCGTGTAAAACGATCCGGTTAAATAACTAAATGGTTAAATACAGTCCGAGCCGACATCTGTCAAGCAGGGGCACTCTAACCCGGCGGGACTGAGACGGATGTATTGCAATCGCGGGTGCCCGACTCGAGGTCGAACACCCCAAGCGCCGCATGGCGCTGGAGGCACGACTCCAGGTGCGGCGCGATTAGCGTGACTTTCGCCGCGGTTTCTTCGATGCGGCCTTGATTGGAAGTTCTCTCGCGTAGGCCAATGACTTAGCGATCCAGCCTTTAAGCTCGCCACGATCGCCAACTACCGAATCCGGCAGCACGATGTATTCACGCATCGGACGTCCAGGCATAGGTTGGAACGCGCGCCCGCCGCTCTCGATCATCTTTTGTTGCAGGTCTTTCGGCAGGCGCAGAAACATGTTCTCTCCGAAGATGCCGAAAAACATGTTGCCGTTGATGAATGCCGTCGGATACCCGAATACCTTGCGCCGTGCGGCCGGCGGTCCCGGCGCGGTTGCACCGAAGGTCTCGACTAGTCTTGCGGGCGCTTTGAGGAATTCCATATTGAATATCCTGTATAGCGAGCGGATCTTGTTTGCGCCAATGAATATGCGCTTGCCAATACGTTGACACCTAGAAAGTTGCCTGCCCGAGATAGGGACCCCAACCATACATCGGGCCAAACGAATCGTATGCGGGCGGTAAGGGCCGAGCAGACCCGGCTCCTCCAACCAATGCCGAAGCGCCGACTGAAGAATAGAGACTTCAGAGAGATAGGTTCTTTTGGCTCTCTTCTACGGCGTTGAGTTTTCGCCTGTCGTAGTGCTAATTGGCCTTCAACCGGGGAGGACTTCGTATGTCTAAGCGGATCGGAAAAGCAATCGCTCTTGCCAGCGTCGCGCTACTCGTGGTTGTAGCATGGCGGGCGCAAGCGCCCGCGGTGGCTGATTTTGACCAGGAGATACGGATGCTCCACGACCGTCTTGCCGCCGCAATCCGGGCAAAAGACATCGACAAGATCATGGCATGCTACATGAACAGCCCAAAGCTGGTCGTGTTCGATCTAATCCCGCCGCGTCAATACACGGGCTGGGATGCGTACAAAGCGAACTGGGAGGGGTTTCTCGCGCAATGCAACGATTCCCCTAGTTGGGAAGTCAGCGACCTCCATGTTCAGGGAGGCCAGGGTTTTGCCTTCAGCCACAGCATCCAGCATGTCACCTGCACGACGAAGAATGGCAAGATGGACGTCATCCTTCGAGTCACCGATGGCTACGCGAACTTCAAGGGCAAGTGGCTAATCGCGCACGAGCATATTTCCGTGCCGGTCGATCTGGCTACCGGAAAAGCTGACCTGCAGTCGAAACCGTAGCAGGGATGGTTCGCTCGGTAAGTCTCGGAAGCAGAGCTCACCTCGCGATGACCCGGAAGTAGGTGGATGGCGCTGCCGCGGCGCCTAGCGCGTCCCTAAAAAGGCCGGTCCCCGTTGATCGTTATCCGCTCCATCCTCCGGTTCGCGGTCTTGTTGTCCGCGCACACCCGATGCTGCGTGCAGCGGTTGTCCCACATCGCGATCGAGTTCGGCTGCCATCGGAAACGGCAGGTGAAATCCGGCGTCTCAATATGTCGATACAGAAATGACAACAACGCGGCGCCCTCAGCCGTCTTCATTCCCTTGATCGATGCGGTGAAAACCGGATTGACGAACAGTCCCTTGCGCCCCGTCTCCGGATGAGTACGTACTACCGGGTGCTCCGTGGAAATCACTTTCATCGCCTGAGTGCCGCCGATGTGCTCGGTCTTGTAGTCAGGCCGTGAGAAACTCCGCGCTGTATCGTGAATCGCGACCAGGTCAGAGAGCAGATGCTGCATCTTGTCGGACAGGGCCTCGTAAGCGGCGTACATGCTCGCCCACATCGTGTCGCCGCCATACTCCGGTGCCGTGATACACCTGAGAACCGAGCCAAGCGGAGGGTTGTCCACGAAGGTAACATCGCTGTGCCATGCTTCTGCCACAAAGGGATGCTGCGCATCGCTCTCCAGCACCACAAACTCCGGATGACCCTGGTCTTTGAGCGGCTGCAGGAAAGGATGAATCTGCAGCGTGCCGAACCGACGCCCGAAATTCTTGTGTTCGTCGCGCGTGATCTCCTGGTCGCGAAAGAACAGCACCTGATGCTCGAGGAACGCCGCCCGCAACTCGTCGAAAGTCGCGTCGTCGAGGCGTCCTAGATGAACGCCCTCGACTTCCGCGCCCAGCGCCCCGGCAACCCTCTTAACTGCGATCTCCTGCGCAGTGCTCATGACTCTGTAACCTCGACCTGGAACTAACCGGTTCTAGTTCTTCCGCACGTTGCGGAAGGGTCCCGTGTCGAACCGCGGCTCTTTCGGCAACCCAAGCACGCGCTCGGCGACAATGTTGCGCTGGATCTCATCGGTGCCGCCGGCAATCGACACCGCAGGCACCGAGACCAGTATCTCGGCGATGATTCCGTCGCGCGCACTACCTTTACCGGTTAGCATGGCTTCGGTCCCGGTAATCAGCGTATGCACGCGGGAGCAGCCTCGCGCGACGTGGCTCGCGGCGAGCTTTCCCAGCGAGCCCTCCGGACCCTGCGGCCGTCCCTGCTGTTGAGCGGCGCGTGCCCGGCGGGCGGTCCATTCGGCCGACTTCGCCAGGATCAGCAGCTTCGCAATCTCCTGGCGTGTATACGGGTCCTGGTTCGCGCCGGTCTCCTTCGCGCGCTCGAGGATTAGGTCGACGCGACCCGCGCGCTGCGGATACCAGGTGTAGGGCTGATTCGCTTTTTCGGTTTCGACCCGTTCTTCGGCGTGGATCTTTCCCACCCGCGTCCCGCGCTTGGAGGGTGACGCGAGCCCATCTGCTCCGCGGCGCTCGTGAGCAAGCGTCGTCATCGCCACTTTCCATCCCTCGCCGACCCGTCCCACCAGATTCTCTTGCGGGACCTTGGCATCGGTGAAGAACACCTGGTTGAAGGACGCGTGGCCGTTCATCTGCTTCAGGGGCTGCACATCGACGCCGGGCTGCTTGACGTCGATCACAAAATACGAGAGCCCCTCGTGTTTGGGAGCGTCCCAATCGGTGCGGGCCAGCAGCAGGCCATGGTCGGCATGATGCGCGCTCGTCGTCCACACCTTCTGTCCATTGATGATCCAAAAGTCTCCCTTCAGGTCCGCGCGCGTGGTGGCGCCCGCAAGGTCCGAGCCGCTCCCTGGCTCGCTGAAGAATTGGCACCAGGTGTCCTCGCCGGTGAGGATGCGGCGCAGGAATTTCTTTTTCTGTGGATCCGATCCGTGTTCCAGGAGGGTTGCCGCGGCCAGCAGGCGCACTCCGGATTTGGCCACCCCGACCGCGCCGACGTTCGCCAACTCTTCTTCCACCACCCGGGCCAGCGTGTGCGGCAGGCCGCGCCCATACCACTCCTTTGGCCATTGGGGCATCCCCCATCCTGAGTCTGCCAGCCTGCTGCGCCACTCCACCAACGACATATCCGGATCCCAGTTGGCCGCCAGCCACTCGCGCACTTCGGCACGGACCTCGGCCTCGTTGATTCTACTCATTGCTCAAATCCCCCAGCGCTGCATCAACAGCTCCCGATGGTAGCTCGGATGACCCAGGAAGACCTCCGAGCTCTTTGCCCGTTTGAACCACAGATGAGTGTCGTTGTCCCAGGTGAAACCGATCCCGCCGTGAATCTGAATACACTCTGCCGCCGTATGCAGGTAAGTCTCCGAGGTCGCGGCTTTGGCCAGCGAGGCGAGCGCGGGCCACTCCGGGTCATCGACCGCGGCCGCTTGGGCCGCACAGTAAGCCGCCGACTTGGCAAGCTCCACCTCGAGGAGCAGGTCCGCCAGTTTGTGCTTGATGGCCTGGAAGGAGCCGATTTCTCGCCCAAACTGCACTCGCAGCTTCGAGTACTTCACCGCGGAATCGAGCAGTGCCTGTGCACCGCCCACCATTTCGTTGGCCAAAGCAATCGCCGCCTGGTCGAGGGTCCTGACGAGCGGTGGCGCGCCCGCTTCCAGGCTACCGAGCAATTCTGCACGAGCACCGCGCAAGTCGATCCGCGCCAATTTGCGGGTTGGATCCATCGACTGCAGCGCGCCGCGTTCCACCCCACTGGCTTTTCCGGTGAGCGCGAAGAGCGCTAGACCCGTGTGGCCGGTACTTCCGGGTCGCCGTGCCGCAACGACCACCAGGTCGGCAATGTGCCCGTCCACGACATAGCTCTTGGTTCCATCGAGCCGGTAACCGTCTCCGTCAGGAGTGGCGATCACGGTGATCCTGGCGGGATCCCATTCGCCAGTCGGTTCGGTAACCGCGAGCGTACCAAGCCGCGCGCCGCGGGCGAGGTCGGGCAGCAGCTGCGATTTCTGCGCCTCGGTTGCGGCGTTCAGAATCGCGTTGGCGGCGAGTACTGCCGTGGAAAAGAACGGCGCGCACAGCAACGCGCGTCCGAACTCCTCCATCACGATTCCCAGTTCGACCATACCGAACCCCGCGCCGCCATATCGCTCCGGGATATGGATTCCGGGCAGCGCGAGATCCCCGCTCAAGAGCCGCCATACTTCGGGATCGTATCCCTCGGAGGTGGCCATCAGGCGCCGGACCTCGGTGGTCGGCGACTTGTCTTCAAGAAATCGCCGCACGGCCGAGCGAAATTGCTCCTGCTCGTCGGTGAACGCGAACCGGATTCGGCGCGCGGACTCTGGTTTCGCTTCGGGGGTAGCGCTCATCGCATTCCTCGGGCGCTCTTCGCGCCGATCAGGCCAGCACAAAGCGGAATGAATCGTCTTTTTTCACAATTTTGCCCGCGGTCGGGGTCGCAAAATGGGTTCCGATAACCAGCGTTTTGCCATCCGCATAGCGTTCGCAGAATCCGCGCCGTGTCTTCTTCGCCTGCGCGCCGTCGATATCGAAGACGTCGTCCCATTCCGGGTAACGGCACTGAATGGGATGGTGCATCAAATCTCCAGTAATCACCGCGTGCTGCCCCTGGGAGGAGATCCGTACCGCGAAGTGCCCAGGAGTGTGACCGGGAGTTGACTCGAGCCAGACTTCGTCGGTGATCTTGTACTGGTCGTCGACCAGCTCGCTCATCCCGTCGGCCATCACAGGGCGCACCGAGTCGTCCACCGGGTCCTTCAGGAACGGGTCCTCGGCGCGTGAGAAGAAATCCCACTCCGTGCCGCCGATCAGATACTTGGCGTTGGGGAAGGTCGGGACCCACTTGTCGTTCTTAAGCATCGTGTTCCAGCCCACGTGATCGATATGCAGGTGGGTACACACGACCCGATCGATCTTCTCGCGCGGGCTGCCGATCTTTTCGAGGTCCTGCAAAAACGGCAATTTGAGCTTGTTCCATTCCGGATTGGAACGAACCTTGTCGTTGCCGATACAGGAATCGACCAGCACACGCTTGCCCTGCGATTCGATGATTAGCGCCTGGATGGCGAGTTTGACCCGGCCATCTTCGGTAGAGAAGGGTGAAAGCCACTCGCCCTCTTTCTTGACATTCTCCGCGCTGGCGTTGGGCAGCAACATCGTGCCCTCCCACACCGCTTCGGACTCGATCACCCGGCTGATTTTCACGTCGCCAATCTTCCACTGGTTCATCGCGCGCTCCTCATTGCTGAATTCTCGCCTCGAGGCGGTTGGTTAACATCGGCATATCCCTGTTGGGGCGCTCCCGGCAAGCCCGCTGCGACTGCCCTCGACCCTCCACGCCGCCCGCGGCTCTGGCGCCGTGGGGTGGTGCGTTACCAGTGAAATTCACCCTTGCTGGCCAAGTTTCGGGAGGCGGCTTAATGC is a window of Candidatus Binataceae bacterium DNA encoding:
- a CDS encoding TauD/TfdA family dioxygenase; translation: MSTAQEIAVKRVAGALGAEVEGVHLGRLDDATFDELRAAFLEHQVLFFRDQEITRDEHKNFGRRFGTLQIHPFLQPLKDQGHPEFVVLESDAQHPFVAEAWHSDVTFVDNPPLGSVLRCITAPEYGGDTMWASMYAAYEALSDKMQHLLSDLVAIHDTARSFSRPDYKTEHIGGTQAMKVISTEHPVVRTHPETGRKGLFVNPVFTASIKGMKTAEGAALLSFLYRHIETPDFTCRFRWQPNSIAMWDNRCTQHRVCADNKTANRRMERITINGDRPF
- a CDS encoding SRPBCC domain-containing protein, with product MNKQSEDTIQQTSAAAAKGPELLITRVFDAPRTLVFQAWTEPRHLVHWWGPRGFSTPACEMDAHAGGAYHFRMRASDGREVVWQGVCREIVPPERLVWSCTIREANGNLISAETILTVTLEEQAGKTTMTLHQAVFDSVANCEAHQSGWNEAMSRFAEYLPNA
- a CDS encoding VOC family protein translates to MRLNPYLTFNGNCAAAFKFYERCLGGKIEMMMSHGDSPAAAQTPSGWRDKIMHARLTLGDLVVMGSDAPPEMYEEPKGFSVSLSVATPADAERIFKTLAENGSVKMPLQQTFWAVRFGTVTDQFGIPWMVNCEQAE
- a CDS encoding acyl-CoA dehydrogenase family protein, with amino-acid sequence MSATPEAKPESARRIRFAFTDEQEQFRSAVRRFLEDKSPTTEVRRLMATSEGYDPEVWRLLSGDLALPGIHIPERYGGAGFGMVELGIVMEEFGRALLCAPFFSTAVLAANAILNAATEAQKSQLLPDLARGARLGTLAVTEPTGEWDPARITVIATPDGDGYRLDGTKSYVVDGHIADLVVVAARRPGSTGHTGLALFALTGKASGVERGALQSMDPTRKLARIDLRGARAELLGSLEAGAPPLVRTLDQAAIALANEMVGGAQALLDSAVKYSKLRVQFGREIGSFQAIKHKLADLLLEVELAKSAAYCAAQAAAVDDPEWPALASLAKAATSETYLHTAAECIQIHGGIGFTWDNDTHLWFKRAKSSEVFLGHPSYHRELLMQRWGI
- a CDS encoding nuclear transport factor 2 family protein; amino-acid sequence: MSKRIGKAIALASVALLVVVAWRAQAPAVADFDQEIRMLHDRLAAAIRAKDIDKIMACYMNSPKLVVFDLIPPRQYTGWDAYKANWEGFLAQCNDSPSWEVSDLHVQGGQGFAFSHSIQHVTCTTKNGKMDVILRVTDGYANFKGKWLIAHEHISVPVDLATGKADLQSKP
- a CDS encoding acyl-CoA dehydrogenase family protein, with the translated sequence MSRINEAEVRAEVREWLAANWDPDMSLVEWRSRLADSGWGMPQWPKEWYGRGLPHTLARVVEEELANVGAVGVAKSGVRLLAAATLLEHGSDPQKKKFLRRILTGEDTWCQFFSEPGSGSDLAGATTRADLKGDFWIINGQKVWTTSAHHADHGLLLARTDWDAPKHEGLSYFVIDVKQPGVDVQPLKQMNGHASFNQVFFTDAKVPQENLVGRVGEGWKVAMTTLAHERRGADGLASPSKRGTRVGKIHAEERVETEKANQPYTWYPQRAGRVDLILERAKETGANQDPYTRQEIAKLLILAKSAEWTARRARAAQQQGRPQGPEGSLGKLAASHVARGCSRVHTLITGTEAMLTGKGSARDGIIAEILVSVPAVSIAGGTDEIQRNIVAERVLGLPKEPRFDTGPFRNVRKN
- a CDS encoding SRPBCC domain-containing protein, translating into MPDHAANRLVERKLKITRVFDAPRRVVFKAWTDPEQLARWWGPRGFTNPLCEVDARPGGAIRIIMRAPDGVSHEMKGVFREINEPERLVFTNRAIGSQGEPLLEGLTTVSFTEQEGKTTMTLETSAVALLPEARAMLNGMNDGWNQSLERLTMVLGG
- a CDS encoding MBL fold metallo-hydrolase yields the protein MNQWKIGDVKISRVIESEAVWEGTMLLPNASAENVKKEGEWLSPFSTEDGRVKLAIQALIIESQGKRVLVDSCIGNDKVRSNPEWNKLKLPFLQDLEKIGSPREKIDRVVCTHLHIDHVGWNTMLKNDKWVPTFPNAKYLIGGTEWDFFSRAEDPFLKDPVDDSVRPVMADGMSELVDDQYKITDEVWLESTPGHTPGHFAVRISSQGQHAVITGDLMHHPIQCRYPEWDDVFDIDGAQAKKTRRGFCERYADGKTLVIGTHFATPTAGKIVKKDDSFRFVLA
- a CDS encoding thioredoxin family protein produces the protein MNQVVSREKWIDARKQLLGKEKELTKMIDELNARRRELPWVKVDKEYVFDTPRGKQTLSELFEGRSQLVVYHFMLGPGSKAGCVGCSFFADHVDGPNLHLAHHDVTFLAISRAPLSEIQAYKQRMGWRFNWVSSFGSDFNYDYHVSFSKEDLAKGKVYYNFEVTESTMEDLHGSSVFFKDSDGTVYHTYSSYGRGDERGLGAYMFLDVTPKGRNETGPNFNLTDWVRRHDEYGESPAKA
- a CDS encoding TfoX/Sxy family protein, whose product is MEFLKAPARLVETFGATAPGPPAARRKVFGYPTAFINGNMFFGIFGENMFLRLPKDLQQKMIESGGRAFQPMPGRPMREYIVLPDSVVGDRGELKGWIAKSLAYARELPIKAASKKPRRKSR